Proteins found in one Bicyclus anynana chromosome 26, ilBicAnyn1.1, whole genome shotgun sequence genomic segment:
- the LOC128199505 gene encoding uncharacterized protein LOC128199505 isoform X1: MPPVILCNKSGSSTLTVRSHGDTICLILFSSDLEKPNVVFTQHILFGRIRRPRIGISCELTIRLLLARARTVPHVDLEAMDVNSLAILYWYYRRQRRRKRLWLNPIVQRRSTVGAFTTLMQQLRNDPQKFFNYFRMTIPTFDNLLKKVEKDLKKRDTNMRKSIRPEEKLAICIRYMASGCSYKDLHYAYRVGVSTISNIIKEVTNAIWNNLHGEFMTLPNTISDWEYIANGFNTRANFPHCIGAVDGKHIRIKKPNNSGSMFMNYKDFFSIVLLAVVDSYYKFTYICVGSYGKECDSTIFKECTFWKKLIDGDLQLPAACPLTNDSDLSIPFVVIGDEGFGLHQHLMRPYGGNHLDRNKRIYNYRLTRARRYVECAFGILANKWRIFHRPLDVDTSTAISIVKACTVLHNFIIDMEGVQSNIETTSNVSSVVNVFTDAPNEQNSTRGGRCANVIRSEFTNYFISTAGAVPWQDESI; this comes from the exons ATGCCACCAGTAATCTTGTGTAATAAGTCAGGGTCTAGCACACTAACGGTACGTTCACACGGAGACACGATTTGCCTAATCTTATTTTCATCGGATCTGGAAAAACCGAATGTTGTATTCACACAGCACATCTTGTTTGGCCGTATCCGACGGCCTCGTATCGGGATCTCGTGTGAACTCACCATCCGGCTTTTATTAGCAAGAGCGCGCACAGTTCCTCACGTTGATTTGGAAGCGATGGACGTGAACAGTCTTGCTATACTATACTGGTATTATCGCCGTCAGCGTCGTAGAAAAAGATTGTGGTTAAACCCAATAGTACAAAGAAGATCAACAGTTGGTGCCTTTACAACTCTAATGCAGCAGTTAAGAAATGATCCACAAAAATTTTTTAACTACTTTAGAATGACTATACCTACATTTGAtaatcttttgaaaaaagtggAAAAAGATTTGAAAAAGCGTGATACAAATATGAGGAAAAGCATTAGACCAGAAGAAAAATTAGCGATATGTATAAG ATATATGGCTTCTGGGTGTTCATACAAGGATTTACATTACGCCTACCGAGTCGGAGTGTCTACGATCAGTAACATTATTAAGGAAGTAACGAATGCTATTTGGAACAATTTGCATGGGGAGTTTATGACATTACCCAACACAATATCTGACTGGGAATATATCGCCAATGGATTTAATACTAGAGCAAACTTTCCCCATTGCATTGGTGCAGTGGACGGTAAACATATTAGGATAAAAAAGCCAAACAACAGTGGTTCCATGTTTATGAATTACAAAGATTTCTTTTCCATCGTATTATTAGCAGTGGTtgattcatattataaatttacataCATCTGTGTGGGCTCGTATGGAAAAGAATGCGATTCGACAATATTCAAGGAGTGTACTTTTTGGAAAAAACTAATAGATGGTGATTTGCAATTACCGGCAGCATGTCCACTGACAAACGATTCCGATTTATCGATTCCGTTTGTAGTAATAGGCGATGAAGGTTTTGGCTTGCATCAACATTTGATGAGACCTTACGGCGGAAACCATTTGGATAGAAACAAAAGAATATATAACTACAGATTAACCAGAGCTCGACGCTATGTTGAGTGCGCCTTTGGGATATTAGCTAACAAGTGGCGAATATTTCATCGTCCACTGGATGTTGATACCAGCACAGCAATATCGATTGTAAAGGCTTGCACTGtacttcataattttataatagatatGGAAGGTGTACAGTCGAACATAGAAACAACAAGCAATGTATCATCAGTGGTTAACGTGTTCACAGATGCACCCAATGAACAAAATAGTACACGAGGTGGACGATGTGCTAATGTTATACGATCTgaattcacaaattattttatttctacagcAGGAGCTGTGCCTTGGCAAGACGAATCAATCTAA
- the LOC128199508 gene encoding uncharacterized protein LOC128199508, with protein MTTKNINVENLISLVQNRPVLWDKTLEIYKDKNLRTAGWREICINLNEDFEEMEEKNRQDYAKSIVKKWTNIRDSWMRSINEKKKSKKSGSSATCPRAYVYHRQMLFLKKIVSPADTHDSATIVTPNPADDSTAATVTSDVTHDSAMAQDNLFGEDVANNQDATDESQQEIDNENLVGGSKRKKSKPSRQNLNVFDKKMSEFIDYQMECNKKEEMKEDRNLFFFKSLLPSLATLNDNQTLEFQSGVLNLLQNIKNRNEWSPAHSSTYNYQPNVAQSQGYFTSQYQASPESQSIQSNASDLPDFHNM; from the exons ATGACGACGAAAAATATAAacgttgaaaatttaatttctctTGTCCAAAATCGGCCAGTTTTATGGGACAAAACTCTCGAAATATACAAGGATAAAAACTTGAGAACTGCTGGCTGGCgagaaatatgtataaatttaaatgaagattttgaaGAAATGGAGGAGAAAAACAGGCAGGATTATG ctaaatcgatcGTAAAGAAGTGGACTAATATTAGAGACAGCTGGATGAGGAGTATTAATGagaaaaagaaatcaaaaaaatcaggATCGTCTGCGACATGTCCGAGAGCCTACGTTTATCATCGTCAAATgttgttcttaaaaaaaattgtgtcgcCAGCTGACACACATGATAGTGCAACTATTGTTACACCAAACCCAGCAGACGATAGTACAGCCGCTACAGTTACATCAGATGTTACCCATGACAGTGCGATGGCTCAGGACAATTTATTCGGTGAAGATGTCGCAAATAATCAAGATGCTACAGATGAAAGTCAACAAGaaattgataatgaaaatttagtAGGTggttcaaaaagaaaaaaaagcaaacCATCGAGGCAGAATTTAAACGTGTTTGATAAGAAAATGAGTGAGTTTATAGATTATCAAATGGAATGCAACAAGAAGGAAGAAATGAAAGAAGACcgtaatttgtttttctttaaaagtcTACTTCCATCATTGGCAACGCTAAACGATAATCAAACATTAGAATTTCAATCAGGCGTCTTAAATTTATTGCAAAATATAAAGAACCGAAATGAATGGTCTCCTGCACACTCATCAACATACAACTATCAACCAAATGTGGCACAATCACAAGGCTATTTTACATCGCAGTACCAAGCATCACCAGAGTCTCAAAGTATTCAATCGAATGCTTCTGATTTACCAGACTTTCATAATATGTAG
- the LOC128199505 gene encoding uncharacterized protein LOC128199505 isoform X3 produces the protein MASGCSYKDLHYAYRVGVSTISNIIKEVTNAIWNNLHGEFMTLPNTISDWEYIANGFNTRANFPHCIGAVDGKHIRIKKPNNSGSMFMNYKDFFSIVLLAVVDSYYKFTYICVGSYGKECDSTIFKECTFWKKLIDGDLQLPAACPLTNDSDLSIPFVVIGDEGFGLHQHLMRPYGGNHLDRNKRIYNYRLTRARRYVECAFGILANKWRIFHRPLDVDTSTAISIVKACTVLHNFIIDMEGVQSNIETTSNVSSVVNVFTDAPNEQNSTRGGRCANVIRSEFTNYFISTAGAVPWQDESI, from the coding sequence ATGGCTTCTGGGTGTTCATACAAGGATTTACATTACGCCTACCGAGTCGGAGTGTCTACGATCAGTAACATTATTAAGGAAGTAACGAATGCTATTTGGAACAATTTGCATGGGGAGTTTATGACATTACCCAACACAATATCTGACTGGGAATATATCGCCAATGGATTTAATACTAGAGCAAACTTTCCCCATTGCATTGGTGCAGTGGACGGTAAACATATTAGGATAAAAAAGCCAAACAACAGTGGTTCCATGTTTATGAATTACAAAGATTTCTTTTCCATCGTATTATTAGCAGTGGTtgattcatattataaatttacataCATCTGTGTGGGCTCGTATGGAAAAGAATGCGATTCGACAATATTCAAGGAGTGTACTTTTTGGAAAAAACTAATAGATGGTGATTTGCAATTACCGGCAGCATGTCCACTGACAAACGATTCCGATTTATCGATTCCGTTTGTAGTAATAGGCGATGAAGGTTTTGGCTTGCATCAACATTTGATGAGACCTTACGGCGGAAACCATTTGGATAGAAACAAAAGAATATATAACTACAGATTAACCAGAGCTCGACGCTATGTTGAGTGCGCCTTTGGGATATTAGCTAACAAGTGGCGAATATTTCATCGTCCACTGGATGTTGATACCAGCACAGCAATATCGATTGTAAAGGCTTGCACTGtacttcataattttataatagatatGGAAGGTGTACAGTCGAACATAGAAACAACAAGCAATGTATCATCAGTGGTTAACGTGTTCACAGATGCACCCAATGAACAAAATAGTACACGAGGTGGACGATGTGCTAATGTTATACGATCTgaattcacaaattattttatttctacagcAGGAGCTGTGCCTTGGCAAGACGAATCAATCTAA
- the LOC128199505 gene encoding uncharacterized protein LOC128199505 isoform X2, translated as MDRKKKCALLLLLRRYRKKKQRRFWVHPFITIMNPVGNYFLLKYKALKTDEKKFFEYFRMSIFSFEELLSLLSPYLQKQSYKGRIPVMPLEMIGLTIRFLATGNEIRNIHLDYYRGISTVAKIIRVVCNAIWKFCLNANIPKITQQLFEEIAADFNKKANFPNCIGAVDGKHIRVRSPPKSGSLFFNYKGYNSIVLLAIVDSKYRFIYVDIGAYGKESDSTIFHNTKLYDLLMRGDLPTPTSRPLPGFQEPVPFVFVGDEAFSISNNVMRPYSGKHLSVKQRVFNYRLSRARRYVECTFGILANKWRIFHRPINVSYDFAIDIVKACCILHNFVINRDELDTPIEMIIDNSELQPLQQGLNVGSQVVSANIIRNEYSDYFTSEVGALSWQLKLI; from the exons ATGGATCGTAAAAAGAAGTGTGCACTTTTATTATTGCTTAGGAGATACaggaaaaagaaacaaagaagaTTTTGGGTTCAtccatttattactattatgaaTCCCGTTGGAAACTATTTTCTTCTAAAATATAAAGCTTTGAAAACcgacgaaaaaaaatttttcgagtATTTTAGAATGAGCATATTTTCATTCGAAGagcttttaagtttattatcaCCATATCTTCAGAAACAATCGTACAAGGGGAGAATTCCTGTTATGCCTCTGGAAATGATTGGCCTCACTATCCg ATTCCTAGCGACCGGAAATGAAATCAGAAATATACATTTAGATTATTATCGAGGAATAAGTACAGTTGCTAAGATAATACGAGTAGTTTGTAATGCAATAtggaaattttgtttaaatgcaAACATACCAAAAATAACACAACAGCTGTTTGAAGAAATAGCTGCGGACTTTAACAAGAAAGCCAACTTCCCTAACTGTATTGGAGCCGTTGATGGGAAACATATTCGTGTTCGTAGTCCCCCAAAAAGTggatcacttttttttaattacaagggCTACAATTCAATAGTTTTGTTGGCTATTGTGGACTCGAAATACAGATTCATCTATGTGGACATAGGCGCATATGGAAAGGAAAGTGACTCCACTATTTTCCACAACACGAAACTGTACGACTTACTGATGAGAGGTGATTTGCCTACACCAACATCAAGGCCGTTACCGGGCTTTCAAGAACCGGTTCCTTTTGTTTTTGTCGGAGACGAAGCTTTTTCTATTTCGAATAATGTCATGCGTCCTTATTCTGGCAAGCATTTGTCTGTTAAACAAAGAGTATTCAACTACCGTTTGAGTAGGGCAAGAAGATATGTCGAGTGTACTTTCGGCATACTGGCCAATAAGTGGCGAATATTTCACCGGCCCATTAACGTTTCATATGATTTTGCAATAGATATTGTTAAGGCTTGTTGCATACTACATAACTTTGTAATTAACCGTGATGAATTAGACACCCCTATTGAAATGATCATAGATAATTCCGAACTACAACCACTTCAACAAGGGTTGAATGTAGGTAGTCAGGTGGTAAgtgcaaatataattagaaacgAATATTCGGATTACTTTACTAGTGAAGTTGGAGCATTAAGCTGGcaactaaaactaatttaa
- the LOC128199510 gene encoding uncharacterized protein LOC128199510 has translation MTEYDVDFLISLIEERPVLWDTSNEDYKNKFIKQDAWKDVCKSLFPNFEEKENNEKTKLGNSVIQRWRGIKDTFNKYEKKLKDASRSGSASKNIKEYHLYKQLQFLKKNLQNETTTSINDSENEQDNQEGTSKTRYQRQPPKRKMVNNFEDDIVKILKEPENRHISFFKGILPSLERLDDNKTLIFQSRVLQILTELHQPHGYYYPNSNYQGGYQTQHFATSQQTPLIRPQSSNIPDQIDSPSNDFSNSSILSTLSTEEDFDFS, from the exons ATGACAGAATACGACgttgattttttaatatcactGATCGAGGAGCGCCCTGTTCTTTGGGATACTAGTAATGaagattataaaaacaaattcattaAACAAGATGCTTGGAAGGACGTGTGTAAAAGTTTATTTCCAAATTTCgaggaaaaagaaaacaatgaaaaaactaAACTTG gaaattCAGTAATACAAAGATGGAGGGGGATTAAGGATAcctttaataaatatgaaaagaaaCTCAAAGATGCAAGTAGGTCAGGGTCTGcatccaaaaatataaaagaataccATCTGTacaaacaattacaatttcttaagaAAAATTTGCAAAATGAGACCACTACTAGTATAAATGATTCAGAAAATGAGCAGGATAATCAAGAAGGTACATCTAAAACACGTTACCAAAGGCAGCCACCAAAACGAAAGAtggttaataattttgaagatgatattgtaaagattttaaagGAACCTGAGAATAGacacatatctttttttaaaggtaTTCTACCATCACTTGAAAGATTAGATGACAATAAAACTCTAATCTTTCAGAGCAGAGTTCTTCAAATTTTAACAGAATTGCATCAACCTCATGGCTACTACTATCCGAATAGCAACTACCAGGGTGGCTATCAAACTCAACATTTTGCGACATCTCAACAAACGCCACTGATACGTCCACAGTCATCTAACATACCAGATCAAATTGATTCACCCAGTAATGATTTTTCTAACTCAAGCATATTAAGCACACTTTCAACTGAAGAAGACTTTGATTTTTCGTAA
- the LOC128199627 gene encoding uncharacterized protein LOC128199627 has translation MISLLPQLDPSSDALKNLKIHRTKCSMLIKNVLGPSMLEALVEDIGDFPYSIIIDESTDLSSQKVLCIMIRFLSHKEKQVVTTFYRIIQLIECDAKSVHEAIVNQLKEDGIKLENMVGIGVDGANVMVGKHNSVTSIFKKELPDLIIVKCVCHSLHLCAEKAAESLPRQLEFLVRESHNWFSYSPKRLEYYRTLYETMNNNNDPKKIQGLSGTRWLARYHAIKTILEQWEELKLLFSIAKSDDKCFMAEQLYDIMRRHPFKALLIFLQNELKHVIQLNLLFQTNNVEPNKLFEDLFLLYKNLLKRLVVPSQLEKLVDSELIEFNFREHLMHTASMYFGFDFHSISRELEEKDLLDVRERCKNFLCSLAEQIQKRLPDNLSLLKTVADLHPRVATSQVKPDIKPLLNYIQRTHVYGKKNDIESEWYQLSNKIWTNTSSSADFYFEVYNDCDAAGCKRFENISKFGLAFATVPISNASVERAFSVYNVVKNKLRNRLSIKMLQSIMMVRFSLSRNGGSCTTFNPTNKMLNLFNVNMYDFKKSESSDEDEILYNVLNNLQ, from the coding sequence ATGATTAGTTTACTCCCTCAATTAGATCCTTCATCAGATGCTCTAAAAAACCTTAAAATTCATCGAACTAAGTGTTCAATGCTCATAAAAAATGTACTTGGTCCATCGATGCTCGAAGCTTTAGTTGAAGATATAGGAGATTTTCCTTACTCTATTATAATAGATGAAAGTACTGATCTTTCGTCACAAAAAGTGTTATGTATTATGATTCGCTTTCTTTCACACAAGGAAAAGCAAGTTGTTACAACTTTTTACCGAATAATACAACTAATAGAATGTGATGCAAAAAGTGTACATGAGGCAATTGTTAATCAACTTAAAGAGGATGGcataaaacttgaaaatatgGTCGGAATAGGCGTTGATGGAGCTAACGTAATGGTTGGAAAACATAACTCGGTgactagtatttttaaaaaagaactgCCTGATTTAATTATTGTCAAATGTGTTTGCCATTCTTTGCATTTATGCGCGGAAAAGGCGGCTGAATCATTACCACGCCAATTAGAATTTCTTGTAAGGGAAAGCCATAACTGGTTTTCTTACAGCCCTAAGCGTTTGGAGTATTACAGAACACTATACGAAACCATGAATAATAACAATGACCCGAAAAAAATTCAAGGACTTAGCGGAACTCGCTGGCTCGCTCGTTACCATGCTATCAAAACAATATTGGAGCAGTGGGAGGAGTTGAAGCTGCTTTTTTCTATTGCAAAATCTGATGATAAATGTTTCATGGCGGAACAGCTTTATGATATCATGCGGAGGCATCCTTTTAAAGCTTTGTTGATATTTCTACAAAATGAATTAAAACATGTGATACAATTAAACTTACTTTTTCAAACTAACAATGTTGAACCTAACAAATTGTTTGaggatttgtttttgttatataaaaatttgcTAAAAAGACTTGTTGTGCCTTCACAATTGGAAAAATTGGTGGACTCTGAACTGATAGAATTTAATTTCCGTGAACATCTGATGCATACAGCATCAATGTATTTTGGTTTTGACTTTCATAGCATATCACGAGAACTCGAAGAAAAGGATCTGTTGGATGTCAGGGAACGAtgcaaaaactttttatgttctcTGGCCGAGCAGATTCAGAAAAGGCTTCCGGATAATTTATCACTGTTAAAAACAGTTGCCGATTTGCACCCAAGAGTTGCTACATCTCAAGTCAAACCCGATATAAAACCACTATTGAATTACATTCAGCGAACTCATGTTTATGGCAAGAAAAATGATATCGAGTCTGAGTGGTAccaattaagtaataaaatatggacGAATACTTCTTCTTCAGCTGATTTTTACTTTGAAGTTTATAACGATTGTGACGCAGCTGGCTGTAAacgttttgaaaatatttcaaaattcggATTAGCATTTGCCACTGTTCCGATTTCAAACGCGAGTGTCGAACGTGCATTCTCTGTCTATAATGTCGTTAAAAATAAGTTGCGGAATAGACTATCTATTAAAATGTTGCAAAGCATCATGATGGTCCGATTTTCATTAAGTCGAAATGGTGGATCTTGTACAACATTTAATCCAaccaataaaatgttaaatctatttaatgtaaatatgtacgacttcaaaaaatctgaatcttcagatgaagatgaaatattatataatgtgttaaataacttacaataa
- the LOC128199628 gene encoding uncharacterized protein LOC128199628: MSQEKAALWFAQLEVVSLQLREPKLSKITSDTTKFYFVATQLETKYAIQVKDVITNPPATDKYERIKNELINRLSASQEKRIQHEELGHRKPSQFLRHLQNLAGPSGATDSVKSILTSRLPQNIQTVIASQIDETVS; encoded by the exons ATGTCACAAGAGAAA GCAGCGCTTTGGTTCGCGCAACTGGAGGTAGTGTCCCTCCAGTTGCGCGAACCAAAGCTATCTAAAATCACTAGTGATACTACGAAATTTTACTTTGTGGCCACGCAACTAGAGACCAAGTACGCTATTCAAGTAAAAGATGTCATTACCAATCCGCCGGCGACCGACAAGtatgaaagaattaaaaatgaattaattaatcgCCTCTCAGCTTCTCAGGAAAAAAGGATACAACACGAGGAGCTGGGACACCGCAAGCCTTCTCAGTTCCTGCGCCATCTTCAGAACCTGGCAGGTCCATCGGGGGCTACGGACTCCGTAAAGAGTATATTGACGAGCCGCCTGCCACAAAACATCCAGACGGTAATAGCGTCACAGATAGATGAAACTGTATCTTGA